One segment of Hippopotamus amphibius kiboko isolate mHipAmp2 chromosome 4, mHipAmp2.hap2, whole genome shotgun sequence DNA contains the following:
- the MTERF1 gene encoding transcription termination factor 1, mitochondrial isoform X2, translating into MAPRNLLYMRSNFFFGSRCWMIRFSTEILFKSVSFRLFGRKCDNAGSEPLENEELLNNLLTMGVDVDMAKKRQPGVFNRTSTNEQDLKTFLLSKGASKEVIASIISRYPRAITRTPESLSNRWDLWRRIVTSDLEIVNILERSPESFFRSDNNLNLENNIEFLYSVGLTRKCLCRLLTNAPRTFSKSLDLNKQMVEFLQEVCLSLGHNDPTDFVRKIIFKNPFILIQSTKRVKTNLEFLQSTFSLNSEELLVLICGSGAKILDLSNDCTKRNYTNIKEKLFSLGCVAEEIQKFVLSYPDVIFLGENKFNDKIDCLIEEKISISQIIENPRILDSSISTLKSRIKELVNAGYKLNTANISLLSWSQKRYNAKLKKLNIGQNLVVGN; encoded by the coding sequence ATGGCACCAAGAAACCTATTGTATATGAGAAGTAACTTTTTCTTTGGTTCAAGATGTTGGATGATCCGATTTTCAACAGAAATCCTCTTTAAATCAGTTTCATTTAGGCTTTTTGGTAGGAAATGTGATAATGCAGGCAGTGAACCTTTGGAAAATGAAGAACTGCTGAATAACTTACTTACTATGGGAGTAGATGTTGACATGGCAAAGAAGCGACAGCCTGGAGTTTTTAATAGGACAAGTACTAATGAGCAGGACCTGAAGACATTCCTTCTGTCTAAAGGAGCTAGCAAAGAAGTGATTGCTAGCATCATATCCAGATATCCACGAGCCATAACACGCACACCTGAAAGCCTTTCAAATCGGTGGGATCTGTGGAGAAGAATTGTGACATCAGACCTTGAAATTGTGAATATTTTGGAACGTTCTCCTGAATCCTTTTTTCGGTCCGATAACAACCTAAACTTAGAGAATAACATAGAGTTCCTCTACTCAGTTGGGTTGACCCGTAAATGCCTTTGTCGATTGTTAACCAATGCCCCACGTACCTTCTCCAAGAGTCTTGATCTGAATAAACAGATGGTTGAGTTTTTGCAAGAAGTCTGTTTGTCTTTGGGTCACAATGATCCCACAGATTTCGTCaggaagataatttttaaaaaccctttcaTCTTAATTCAGAGCACCAAACGGGTAAAAACTAATCTTGAATTTTTACAGTCAACTTTCAGTTTGAACAGTGAGGAGCTGCTTGTTCTGATATGTGGTTCAGGAGCTAAAATCCTAGACCTTTCCAATGATTGTACGAAAAGAAACTAcacaaatatcaaagaaaaactgTTTTCTCTTGGGTGTGTTGCAGAAGAGATACAGAAGTTTGTTTTAAGCTATCCAGATGTGATCTTCTTGGGAGAGAACAAGTTTAATGATAAAATAGACTGCctcatagaagaaaaaattagCATTTCACAAATCATTGAAAATCCTCGGATTTTGGATTCAAGCATAAGTACTTTAAAAAGTCGAATCAAAGAGTTGGTAAATGCTGGCTATAAATTGAATACAGCAAACATCAGTCTTCTGTCTTGGAGTCAAAAAAGATATAATGCTAAATTGAAAAAGTTAAACATTGGACAGAACCTTGTTGTGGGGAATTAA
- the MTERF1 gene encoding transcription termination factor 1, mitochondrial isoform X1: MQSPLSLRQMSIPKGLGYLTIMAPRNLLYMRSNFFFGSRCWMIRFSTEILFKSVSFRLFGRKCDNAGSEPLENEELLNNLLTMGVDVDMAKKRQPGVFNRTSTNEQDLKTFLLSKGASKEVIASIISRYPRAITRTPESLSNRWDLWRRIVTSDLEIVNILERSPESFFRSDNNLNLENNIEFLYSVGLTRKCLCRLLTNAPRTFSKSLDLNKQMVEFLQEVCLSLGHNDPTDFVRKIIFKNPFILIQSTKRVKTNLEFLQSTFSLNSEELLVLICGSGAKILDLSNDCTKRNYTNIKEKLFSLGCVAEEIQKFVLSYPDVIFLGENKFNDKIDCLIEEKISISQIIENPRILDSSISTLKSRIKELVNAGYKLNTANISLLSWSQKRYNAKLKKLNIGQNLVVGN; encoded by the coding sequence CATTCCGAAAGGTTTGGGCTACCTGACCATTATGGCACCAAGAAACCTATTGTATATGAGAAGTAACTTTTTCTTTGGTTCAAGATGTTGGATGATCCGATTTTCAACAGAAATCCTCTTTAAATCAGTTTCATTTAGGCTTTTTGGTAGGAAATGTGATAATGCAGGCAGTGAACCTTTGGAAAATGAAGAACTGCTGAATAACTTACTTACTATGGGAGTAGATGTTGACATGGCAAAGAAGCGACAGCCTGGAGTTTTTAATAGGACAAGTACTAATGAGCAGGACCTGAAGACATTCCTTCTGTCTAAAGGAGCTAGCAAAGAAGTGATTGCTAGCATCATATCCAGATATCCACGAGCCATAACACGCACACCTGAAAGCCTTTCAAATCGGTGGGATCTGTGGAGAAGAATTGTGACATCAGACCTTGAAATTGTGAATATTTTGGAACGTTCTCCTGAATCCTTTTTTCGGTCCGATAACAACCTAAACTTAGAGAATAACATAGAGTTCCTCTACTCAGTTGGGTTGACCCGTAAATGCCTTTGTCGATTGTTAACCAATGCCCCACGTACCTTCTCCAAGAGTCTTGATCTGAATAAACAGATGGTTGAGTTTTTGCAAGAAGTCTGTTTGTCTTTGGGTCACAATGATCCCACAGATTTCGTCaggaagataatttttaaaaaccctttcaTCTTAATTCAGAGCACCAAACGGGTAAAAACTAATCTTGAATTTTTACAGTCAACTTTCAGTTTGAACAGTGAGGAGCTGCTTGTTCTGATATGTGGTTCAGGAGCTAAAATCCTAGACCTTTCCAATGATTGTACGAAAAGAAACTAcacaaatatcaaagaaaaactgTTTTCTCTTGGGTGTGTTGCAGAAGAGATACAGAAGTTTGTTTTAAGCTATCCAGATGTGATCTTCTTGGGAGAGAACAAGTTTAATGATAAAATAGACTGCctcatagaagaaaaaattagCATTTCACAAATCATTGAAAATCCTCGGATTTTGGATTCAAGCATAAGTACTTTAAAAAGTCGAATCAAAGAGTTGGTAAATGCTGGCTATAAATTGAATACAGCAAACATCAGTCTTCTGTCTTGGAGTCAAAAAAGATATAATGCTAAATTGAAAAAGTTAAACATTGGACAGAACCTTGTTGTGGGGAATTAA